The following coding sequences are from one Streptomyces sp. NBC_00536 window:
- the mmsB gene encoding 3-hydroxyisobutyrate dehydrogenase, whose protein sequence is MTSTVAFIGLGHMGAPMAANLVKAGHRVLGFDLVPELLAAAVTAGVEAAASAADAAAEADVVITMLPAGRHVLALYREQGLLAAARPGTLFIDCSTIDVADARTAHEAVVAAGHRALDAPVSGGVVGAEAGTLTFMAGGGAAEFAAAAPLLDAMGKKAVHCGPAGAGQAAKICNNMILAVSMIGVSEAFVLAESLGLDHQALYDVASTASGQCWALTVNCPVPGPVPASPANRDYRPGFAAPLMAKDLGLAANALRAGGVDAPLGLKAAELYAAFAEGEGADLDFSAIVRTLRPQVQPQLRPPIQPPIRPQNGTPA, encoded by the coding sequence GTGACCAGCACCGTCGCATTCATCGGACTCGGCCACATGGGCGCACCCATGGCGGCCAATCTGGTCAAGGCCGGCCACCGCGTCCTCGGCTTCGACCTGGTACCGGAGCTGCTGGCCGCCGCGGTCACGGCCGGTGTCGAAGCCGCCGCGTCGGCGGCCGACGCCGCCGCCGAGGCCGATGTGGTGATCACCATGCTGCCCGCGGGCCGGCACGTCCTCGCCCTCTACCGGGAACAGGGACTCCTGGCCGCCGCCCGCCCCGGCACCCTGTTCATCGACTGCTCCACCATCGATGTCGCCGACGCCCGCACCGCGCACGAGGCCGTCGTCGCGGCCGGTCACCGGGCGCTGGACGCCCCGGTGTCGGGCGGGGTGGTCGGGGCCGAGGCCGGCACGCTCACCTTCATGGCGGGCGGCGGGGCGGCCGAATTCGCCGCCGCCGCGCCCTTGTTGGACGCCATGGGGAAGAAGGCCGTGCACTGCGGACCGGCCGGTGCGGGGCAGGCCGCGAAGATCTGCAACAACATGATCCTGGCCGTCTCGATGATCGGGGTCAGCGAGGCCTTCGTGCTCGCCGAGAGCCTGGGACTCGACCACCAGGCCCTCTACGACGTGGCCTCCACCGCCTCGGGGCAGTGCTGGGCGCTCACCGTCAACTGCCCCGTGCCCGGGCCCGTACCGGCGTCCCCCGCCAACCGCGACTACCGGCCGGGCTTCGCCGCGCCCCTCATGGCCAAGGACCTGGGCCTGGCCGCCAACGCCCTGCGCGCGGGCGGGGTGGACGCCCCGCTGGGCCTGAAGGCCGCCGAACTCTACGCGGCCTTCGCCGAGGGCGAGGGCGCCGACCTGGACTTCTCGGCGATCGTCCGCACCCTCCGACCGCAGGTCCAACCGCAGCTCCGACCGCCGATCCAACCGCCGATCCGACCGCAGAACGGGACTCCCGCATGA
- a CDS encoding acyl-CoA dehydrogenase family protein — translation MSAVTTLTEDQLALAEVTLDFAQEQLAPHAVAWDQSKHFPVDVLRRAAGLGLGGVYVREEHGGSGLSRSDGVLVFETLATGCPSIAGYLSIHNMVAWMIDRYGDGAQRGRWLPGLCAATTLGSYCLTEPGAGSDAAALRTRAVRDGDHYVLTGVKQFISGAGAAAVYVVMARTGGSGPGGISAFVVERDDPGVSFGPNERKMGWNAQPTRQVVLDGVRIPADRRLGAEGDGFRIAMTGLNGGRLGIAACSLGGAQSALDRSLSHLADREAFGGKLLDAQALQFRLADMATELAAARALVRQAAEALDAGDPLAPRLCAMAKRFATDTGYTVADRALQLHGGYGYLSEYGIEKIVRDLRVHQILEGTNEVMRVIVARGLTENL, via the coding sequence ATGAGCGCGGTGACCACCCTGACCGAGGACCAGCTCGCCCTCGCCGAGGTCACCCTCGACTTCGCCCAGGAGCAGCTCGCCCCCCACGCCGTCGCCTGGGACCAGTCCAAGCACTTCCCCGTCGACGTCCTGCGCCGGGCCGCCGGACTGGGGCTCGGCGGTGTGTACGTGCGCGAGGAGCACGGCGGTTCCGGCCTCAGCCGCAGCGACGGGGTCCTCGTCTTCGAGACCCTCGCCACCGGCTGCCCCTCCATCGCCGGATACCTCTCCATCCACAACATGGTCGCCTGGATGATCGACCGTTACGGGGACGGCGCGCAGCGCGGGCGATGGCTGCCCGGCCTGTGCGCGGCCACCACCCTGGGCAGTTACTGCCTCACCGAACCGGGGGCCGGCTCGGACGCCGCCGCCCTGCGCACCCGCGCGGTGCGCGACGGCGACCACTACGTCCTGACCGGGGTCAAACAGTTCATCTCCGGAGCGGGCGCCGCGGCCGTCTACGTGGTGATGGCCCGCACCGGAGGGAGCGGGCCCGGCGGGATCTCGGCCTTCGTCGTCGAACGGGACGACCCCGGCGTCTCCTTCGGCCCCAACGAGCGGAAGATGGGCTGGAACGCCCAGCCCACCCGGCAGGTCGTCCTCGACGGCGTACGGATCCCCGCCGACCGGCGTCTCGGCGCCGAGGGCGACGGTTTCCGCATCGCCATGACCGGCCTCAACGGCGGCCGCCTCGGCATCGCCGCCTGTTCGCTGGGCGGCGCGCAGAGCGCCCTGGACCGCAGCCTGTCCCACCTCGCCGACCGCGAGGCCTTCGGCGGCAAGCTCCTGGACGCGCAGGCACTGCAGTTCCGGCTCGCGGACATGGCCACCGAACTGGCCGCCGCCCGCGCCCTGGTCCGCCAGGCGGCCGAGGCGCTCGACGCGGGCGATCCGCTGGCCCCGCGGCTGTGCGCGATGGCCAAGCGGTTCGCCACCGACACCGGCTACACGGTCGCCGACCGGGCCCTCCAGCTCCACGGGGGCTACGGCTATCTCAGCGAGTACGGCATCGAGAAGATCGTCCGCGACCTGCGGGTCCACCAGATCCTGGAAGGCACCAACGAGGTCATGCGCGTCATCGTCGCGCGCGGACTGACGGAGAACTTGTGA
- a CDS encoding APC family permease — protein MSAAPPPSGGFVRRVGLFQATAINMSQMCGIGPFVTIPLMVAAFGGPQAVIGFVAGALLALADGLIWAELGAAMPGSGGTYVYLRKAFQYRSGRLMPFLFVWTAMLFIPLIMSTGVVGFVQYLGYLAPGLGQGAGDAIGVGVIALVVLLLWRGIEHIAKITAVMWVVMIASVVLVIFAAFTHFDTGPAFDYPDGAFSFTGTAFWTGFAAGLTIGIYDYLGYNTTAYMGAEIKNPGRTLPRSIVFSILGIMAIYLLLQVGTLGVVDWHRMLDPKDIASTSVASAVLEETWGKTAADVVTVMILVTAFASVFTGLLGGSRVPYDAARDRVFFKPYGRLHPRHGFPVLGLATMGVITVIGFLLGRHTDLATLIQLLTTVMVLVQGLAQIAALVTLRRKRPDMERPYRMWLYPLPGIVALAGWLVIYGYADTNSPGRHPIEWSLGWLALGCAAFALWARREKVWPFGPRESVIDVGDTNTLRRGA, from the coding sequence GTGTCCGCAGCTCCGCCGCCCTCCGGCGGTTTCGTTCGCCGCGTCGGCCTGTTCCAGGCCACCGCCATCAACATGAGCCAGATGTGCGGGATCGGTCCCTTCGTCACCATTCCGCTGATGGTCGCCGCCTTCGGTGGTCCCCAGGCCGTCATCGGATTCGTGGCCGGTGCCCTCCTCGCCCTCGCCGACGGACTGATCTGGGCCGAACTCGGCGCCGCCATGCCCGGATCGGGCGGTACGTACGTCTACCTGCGCAAGGCCTTCCAGTACCGCTCGGGGCGGCTGATGCCGTTCCTGTTCGTCTGGACGGCCATGCTCTTCATCCCGCTGATCATGTCCACGGGAGTCGTCGGCTTCGTCCAGTACCTCGGCTACCTGGCCCCCGGCCTCGGTCAGGGCGCGGGCGACGCCATCGGCGTGGGCGTCATCGCGCTGGTCGTCCTCCTGCTCTGGCGCGGAATCGAGCACATCGCGAAGATCACCGCGGTGATGTGGGTGGTCATGATCGCCTCCGTCGTCCTGGTGATCTTCGCGGCGTTCACCCATTTCGACACGGGCCCGGCCTTCGATTACCCCGACGGTGCCTTCTCGTTCACCGGAACGGCGTTCTGGACCGGCTTCGCCGCGGGCCTGACCATCGGCATCTACGACTACCTCGGCTACAACACCACCGCCTACATGGGCGCCGAGATCAAGAACCCCGGCCGGACCCTGCCGCGTTCCATCGTCTTCTCCATCCTCGGCATCATGGCGATCTACCTGCTCCTCCAGGTGGGCACCCTCGGCGTGGTCGACTGGCACCGGATGCTGGACCCCAAGGACATCGCCTCCACCTCGGTCGCCTCCGCCGTCCTGGAAGAGACCTGGGGCAAGACGGCCGCGGACGTGGTCACCGTTATGATCCTCGTCACCGCCTTCGCCTCCGTCTTCACCGGTCTCCTCGGCGGCTCGCGCGTCCCCTACGACGCGGCCCGCGACCGGGTGTTCTTCAAGCCCTACGGCAGGCTCCACCCCCGCCACGGCTTCCCCGTCCTCGGCCTCGCCACCATGGGCGTGATCACCGTGATCGGCTTCCTCCTCGGCCGCCACACGGACCTCGCCACCCTCATCCAGCTGCTCACCACCGTGATGGTGCTGGTCCAGGGCCTGGCGCAGATCGCCGCCCTGGTGACCCTGCGCCGCAAGCGGCCCGACATGGAACGCCCCTACCGGATGTGGCTGTACCCGCTGCCCGGCATCGTCGCCCTCGCCGGCTGGCTGGTCATCTACGGCTACGCCGACACGAACTCCCCCGGACGCCACCCCATCGAGTGGTCGCTCGGCTGGCTCGCCCTGGGCTGCGCGGCCTTCGCCCTCTGGGCCCGGCGCGAGAAGGTCTGGCCCTTCGGGCCGCGCGAGAGCGTCATCGACGTGGGCGACACCAACACCCTGCGCCGGGGCGCCTGA
- a CDS encoding short-chain fatty acyl-CoA regulator family protein, with amino-acid sequence MSKTYAGARLRRLREERRMTQADLARMLGISPSYLNQMEHDSRPLTVPVLLRLTEAFGVDPGFFSERDTSRLVADLREALAQQVAEARVSPSDLAELATRMPAVASVLLDLGRRGQLLAERLSDAADGRDGAAEAPRSPHEEIREFFYRRQNYLHDADLAAEDLAREIGIRPGDVIRALTRRLADRHGVRLSADCDRLHHYDADARVLHLSNRLRPGQQAFRMATQLALAEYGDELDRLATEDFPPGSPAHALARIGIANYFAAALILPYTAFHTAAEEFRYDIERLTDHFGLGYETVCHRLSTLQRPRLRGVPFSFVRVDRAGNMSKRQSATGFHFSRAGGTCPLWNVYEAFAAPGRIHVQVAAMPDGQRHLWTARAVTRHRGGWGEPGKTFAIGLGCEIRHASRLVYADGLDLDNTAAATPIGMGCRLCERLDCPQRAAPPLGRTLAVDENSSTFIPYPVRDARPVGRD; translated from the coding sequence GTGAGCAAGACGTACGCGGGCGCGCGGCTGCGCAGGCTGCGCGAGGAGCGCCGCATGACCCAGGCCGACCTGGCCAGGATGCTCGGCATCTCGCCCAGTTACCTCAACCAGATGGAGCACGACTCCCGCCCGCTCACCGTCCCGGTGCTGCTGCGGCTCACCGAGGCCTTCGGGGTCGACCCCGGGTTCTTCTCGGAGCGCGACACCAGCCGGCTGGTCGCCGACCTGCGCGAGGCCCTCGCCCAGCAGGTGGCCGAGGCCCGCGTGTCCCCTTCCGACCTGGCGGAGCTGGCCACCCGGATGCCGGCGGTGGCCTCGGTGCTGTTGGACCTCGGGCGGCGCGGCCAGTTGCTGGCCGAGCGGCTGTCCGACGCCGCCGACGGCCGGGACGGGGCGGCCGAGGCGCCGCGCTCGCCCCACGAAGAGATCCGCGAGTTCTTCTACCGCCGCCAGAACTACCTCCACGACGCCGATCTCGCGGCCGAGGACCTGGCCCGCGAGATCGGCATCCGCCCCGGGGACGTCATCCGCGCGCTCACCCGCCGGCTCGCGGACCGGCACGGCGTCCGCCTCTCGGCGGACTGCGACCGGCTGCACCACTACGACGCCGACGCCCGCGTCCTGCACCTGTCGAACCGGCTGCGCCCGGGGCAGCAGGCCTTCCGGATGGCCACCCAGCTCGCCCTGGCCGAGTACGGGGACGAACTCGACCGCCTCGCCACCGAGGACTTCCCGCCCGGCTCCCCCGCGCACGCCCTCGCCCGCATCGGCATCGCCAACTACTTCGCGGCCGCGCTGATCCTCCCGTACACGGCGTTCCACACCGCGGCGGAGGAATTCCGGTACGACATCGAGCGGCTCACCGACCACTTCGGTCTCGGCTACGAGACGGTGTGCCACCGCCTCAGCACCCTGCAACGCCCCAGGCTGCGCGGGGTGCCCTTCTCCTTCGTCCGGGTCGACCGGGCGGGGAACATGTCGAAGCGGCAGTCCGCCACCGGGTTCCACTTCTCCCGCGCCGGAGGCACCTGCCCGCTCTGGAACGTCTACGAGGCCTTCGCCGCCCCCGGCCGCATCCACGTCCAGGTCGCCGCCATGCCCGACGGGCAGCGCCACCTGTGGACCGCCCGCGCCGTCACCCGCCACCGCGGCGGCTGGGGCGAACCCGGCAAGACCTTCGCCATCGGTCTCGGCTGCGAGATCCGCCACGCCTCCCGGCTCGTGTACGCCGACGGCCTCGACCTCGACAACACGGCGGCCGCCACCCCCATCGGCATGGGCTGCCGCCTGTGCGAGCGCCTCGACTGCCCCCAGCGGGCCGCGCCCCCGCTCGGCCGGACCCTGGCCGTGGACGAGAACAGCAGCACCTTCATCCCGTACCCCGTCCGGGACGCACGCCCCGTCGGCCGCGACTGA
- a CDS encoding ROK family transcriptional regulator, translating into MSSSDDPTEQPWSLPRLRSTNERLLLDRLHARGAASRAELARLTGLSKPTVSSALASLEQSGLVREAGRIAPALGRTAVLYEPDPTAGYALGIDIGRSWLRVALADLSGTVVARSDVRNRARSSAAIADLVAATAGELIASSGAAADKVAHAVVGTPGIYDARSGQVRFARNLPGWGKAGLFDRIRKDLGVPLSVHNDANLAALGEYTSGAGAGSRLFVYLMAGTGLGVGVVNEGRLFTGAHGGAGEIGFVPWFGGPGEPCRDKPETLESMTSGHAVTEAARGFGMKGAPTARRVFDAARAGDPAALRAVELEGSRLAHAVAVVTALFDPDLIVLGGGIGHSGDLLLRPLQDTLRSITPLRARVVGSALGDDAVLLGALATALDAARDLTFESRS; encoded by the coding sequence ATGAGCAGCAGCGACGATCCCACCGAGCAGCCCTGGAGCCTCCCCCGCCTGCGCAGCACCAACGAGCGGCTGCTGCTCGACCGGCTGCACGCGCGGGGAGCGGCCTCGCGGGCCGAACTCGCCCGCCTCACCGGCCTGTCCAAGCCCACGGTCTCCAGCGCGCTCGCCTCCCTGGAGCAGTCCGGCCTGGTCCGCGAGGCCGGCCGGATCGCCCCGGCGCTCGGCCGGACGGCCGTCCTCTACGAGCCCGACCCGACGGCGGGCTACGCCCTGGGCATCGACATCGGCCGGTCGTGGCTGCGCGTGGCGCTCGCCGACCTGTCGGGCACGGTCGTCGCCCGGTCCGACGTCCGCAACCGGGCCCGCAGTTCGGCCGCCATCGCCGACCTGGTCGCGGCCACGGCCGGGGAGCTGATCGCGAGTTCGGGGGCCGCCGCCGACAAGGTGGCGCACGCGGTCGTCGGCACCCCCGGGATCTACGACGCCCGGAGCGGGCAGGTCCGGTTCGCACGGAACCTGCCGGGCTGGGGCAAGGCCGGCCTCTTCGACCGGATCCGGAAGGACCTGGGCGTCCCCCTGTCGGTGCACAACGACGCCAATCTCGCGGCCCTGGGCGAGTACACCTCGGGCGCGGGGGCGGGCAGCAGGCTCTTCGTCTACCTGATGGCCGGAACCGGCCTGGGAGTGGGCGTGGTCAACGAGGGACGGCTGTTCACCGGCGCGCACGGCGGCGCCGGAGAGATCGGCTTCGTCCCCTGGTTCGGGGGCCCGGGCGAGCCGTGCCGGGACAAGCCCGAGACGCTGGAGAGCATGACGTCCGGACACGCCGTCACCGAGGCCGCGCGCGGCTTCGGCATGAAGGGGGCGCCGACGGCCCGGCGGGTCTTCGACGCCGCCCGCGCCGGAGACCCGGCCGCCCTGCGGGCGGTCGAGCTGGAGGGCAGCCGCCTCGCCCACGCGGTCGCCGTGGTCACGGCCCTGTTCGACCCCGACCTGATCGTCCTGGGCGGCGGCATCGGTCACAGCGGCGACCTGCTCCTGCGCCCGCTCCAGGACACCCTCCGCTCCATCACCCCGCTGCGCGCGCGGGTCGTCGGCAGCGCGCTCGGGGACGACGCCGTACTGCTCGGCGCCCTGGCCACCGCCCTCGACGCGGCCCGCGACCTCACCTTCGAAAGCCGCTCGTAG
- a CDS encoding alpha/beta fold hydrolase: protein MTDPAYVLVPGAGGEAWYWHRVAADLRRRGRDVVSVDLPGDDESAALPEYTRLVVEAAGPDRRTGLVVAGQSLGAFTASLACARLPAALLVLVNPMIPGPGETPGQWWENTGQARDMRENDTREGRRAGAEFDAATYFLHDLPRELVEEAAAHERPESDAVFASPWTLPAWPAVPTRVLIGRDDRLFPVAFQRRVARERLGIVPQEMPGGHLMALSQPAEVADRLEEYWAEVDGPTAMG, encoded by the coding sequence ATGACCGACCCGGCCTACGTGCTGGTGCCCGGTGCGGGCGGAGAGGCCTGGTACTGGCACCGGGTGGCGGCGGACCTCCGTCGGCGGGGCCGGGACGTGGTCTCGGTGGACCTGCCCGGGGACGACGAGAGCGCGGCTCTGCCCGAGTACACGCGGCTGGTCGTCGAGGCGGCCGGCCCCGACCGCCGCACCGGTCTGGTCGTGGCCGGCCAGTCCCTGGGCGCCTTCACCGCCTCCCTGGCGTGCGCCCGCCTTCCGGCCGCACTGCTCGTACTCGTCAATCCGATGATCCCGGGCCCGGGCGAGACTCCGGGCCAGTGGTGGGAGAACACCGGCCAGGCCCGGGACATGCGGGAGAACGACACCCGGGAGGGGCGGCGGGCCGGGGCGGAGTTCGACGCGGCGACGTACTTCCTGCACGACCTCCCGCGGGAACTCGTGGAGGAGGCCGCGGCCCACGAACGCCCCGAGTCCGACGCGGTGTTCGCCTCCCCGTGGACGCTCCCCGCCTGGCCGGCGGTGCCGACCCGCGTGCTGATCGGGCGGGACGACCGGCTGTTCCCCGTCGCCTTCCAACGCCGGGTGGCACGGGAGCGCCTGGGCATCGTCCCGCAGGAGATGCCGGGCGGGCACCTGATGGCGCTCAGCCAACCGGCCGAAGTCGCCGATAGGCTGGAGGAGTACTGGGCCGAGGTCGACGGGCCGACGGCGATGGGGTGA
- a CDS encoding CoA-acylating methylmalonate-semialdehyde dehydrogenase, producing MVRELTHFIGGKHTSGTSGLFADVYDPNTGAVQARVPLAGRADTEAAIANAREAQDDWGQWNPQRRSRVLLRFLQLVEGERESLARMLSAEHGKTVADAHGDLQRGLEVVEFAAGVPHLLKGEFTDNAGTGIDVHSLRSPLGVVAGITPFNFPAMIPLWQAAPALACGNSFILKPSERDPSVPLRLAELFLEAGLPPGVLNVVNGGKEAVDTLLEDPRVQALGFVGSTPIAAHIYATAAAHGKRAQCFGGAKNHMIVMPDADLDQAVDALIGAGYGSAGERCMAIAVAVPVGEETADALVAKLRERIASLRIGRSDDPEADFGPLVSRDALDRVRRYVDIGVNEGAELVVDGRGFTLPGHENGFFAGASLFDRVAPAMRIYREEIFGPVLSVVRAADYAEALRLPTEHPYGNGVAIFTRDGDTARDFTRRVGAGMVGVNVPIPVPVAYHTFGGWKRSGFGDLNQHGPDSIRFYTRTKTVTSRWPSGVKEGASFTIPTMG from the coding sequence ATGGTCCGCGAACTCACCCATTTCATCGGCGGGAAGCACACCTCCGGAACCTCCGGTCTCTTCGCCGACGTGTACGACCCCAACACCGGCGCCGTCCAGGCCCGCGTGCCCCTCGCCGGGCGCGCCGACACCGAGGCCGCCATCGCCAACGCCCGGGAAGCGCAGGATGATTGGGGTCAGTGGAACCCCCAGCGGCGCTCGCGCGTCCTGCTGCGCTTCCTCCAACTGGTGGAGGGCGAGCGCGAGTCCCTCGCCCGGATGCTGTCCGCCGAGCACGGCAAGACCGTTGCCGACGCCCACGGCGATCTGCAACGCGGCCTGGAGGTGGTCGAGTTCGCCGCCGGTGTGCCGCACCTGCTCAAGGGCGAGTTCACCGACAACGCGGGCACCGGCATCGACGTGCACTCGCTGCGCTCGCCGCTCGGCGTCGTCGCGGGGATCACCCCCTTCAACTTCCCCGCCATGATCCCCCTGTGGCAGGCGGCCCCCGCCCTGGCCTGCGGGAACTCCTTCATCCTCAAGCCGTCCGAACGGGACCCCTCCGTCCCGCTGCGGCTGGCGGAACTCTTCCTGGAGGCGGGCCTGCCGCCCGGCGTGCTCAATGTCGTCAACGGCGGCAAGGAGGCCGTGGACACCCTGCTGGAAGACCCCCGGGTCCAGGCCCTGGGCTTCGTCGGATCGACCCCGATCGCCGCACACATCTATGCCACCGCCGCCGCGCACGGCAAGCGCGCCCAGTGCTTCGGCGGCGCCAAGAACCACATGATCGTGATGCCGGACGCCGACCTGGACCAGGCCGTCGACGCCCTGATCGGCGCGGGCTACGGCTCGGCGGGCGAACGCTGCATGGCCATCGCGGTCGCCGTGCCCGTCGGGGAGGAGACCGCCGACGCCCTGGTGGCGAAGCTCCGCGAACGGATCGCCTCCCTGCGGATCGGCCGCTCCGACGACCCCGAGGCCGACTTCGGTCCGCTGGTCAGCCGCGACGCCCTGGACCGGGTCCGCCGGTACGTGGACATCGGTGTCAACGAGGGCGCCGAACTCGTCGTGGACGGACGCGGGTTCACCCTGCCCGGGCACGAGAACGGCTTCTTCGCCGGAGCCTCGCTCTTCGACCGCGTGGCCCCGGCCATGCGGATCTACCGCGAGGAGATCTTCGGCCCGGTCCTGAGCGTCGTACGCGCCGCGGACTACGCGGAGGCCCTGCGGCTGCCCACCGAGCACCCCTACGGCAACGGCGTGGCGATCTTCACCCGGGACGGGGACACCGCCCGGGACTTCACCCGGCGCGTCGGCGCGGGCATGGTCGGCGTCAACGTGCCCATCCCGGTGCCCGTCGCCTACCACACCTTCGGCGGCTGGAAGCGCTCCGGATTCGGCGACCTGAACCAGCACGGCCCCGACTCCATCCGCTTCTACACCCGTACGAAGACCGTCACCTCACGCTGGCCCTCCGGGGTCAAGGAGGGCGCGAGCTTCACCATCCCGACGATGGGATGA
- a CDS encoding enoyl-CoA hydratase/isomerase family protein produces MNHSSPEENDHVLLRTEGRAAYITLNRPKALNALTHPMALRIDGALTAWADDPRVETVVIEGAGERGLCAGGDVRDIHHDAKTGGAASADFWRDEYRLNARIARYSKPYVALMDGIVMGGGVGVSAHGSVRIVTERSRVAMPETGIGFVPDVGGTYLLALAPGELGTHLALTGAAVGAADALLCGLADHFVPSAALPALARELAADPVHTVLERYVEQPPPGELPAAREWIDRCYTAESAEEIVARLHATDAPAAKRAAATLLTKSPTAVKVTLAALRRARRLGPLERVLEQEYRVSLAALSSPDLVEGIRAQVIDKDRDPQWSPGTFEAVGPADVERFFAPLGDRELRLAETAPSTEVAW; encoded by the coding sequence ATGAACCACTCCTCCCCCGAAGAGAACGATCACGTCCTCCTGCGCACGGAGGGCCGCGCCGCCTACATCACCCTCAACCGCCCCAAGGCCCTCAACGCCCTCACCCATCCCATGGCGCTCCGCATCGACGGCGCCCTCACCGCCTGGGCGGACGACCCGCGCGTGGAGACCGTCGTCATCGAGGGCGCGGGAGAGCGCGGCCTGTGCGCGGGCGGCGACGTCCGCGACATCCACCACGACGCGAAGACCGGCGGCGCCGCCTCCGCGGACTTCTGGCGCGACGAGTACCGGCTCAACGCCCGTATCGCCCGCTACTCCAAGCCGTACGTCGCCCTGATGGACGGCATCGTGATGGGCGGCGGGGTCGGGGTCTCCGCCCACGGCAGCGTCCGGATCGTCACCGAACGCTCCCGGGTCGCCATGCCCGAGACCGGCATCGGCTTCGTCCCCGACGTCGGCGGCACCTACCTCCTCGCCCTCGCCCCCGGCGAACTCGGCACCCATCTGGCCCTGACGGGGGCCGCCGTCGGGGCGGCGGACGCGCTGCTGTGCGGGCTCGCCGACCACTTCGTCCCCTCCGCCGCCCTGCCCGCGCTGGCCCGGGAGCTGGCCGCGGACCCGGTGCACACCGTGCTGGAGCGGTACGTGGAGCAGCCGCCACCGGGTGAACTCCCGGCCGCACGCGAGTGGATCGACCGCTGCTACACGGCGGAGAGCGCCGAGGAGATCGTCGCCCGGCTGCACGCCACCGACGCCCCTGCCGCGAAGCGGGCGGCCGCCACCCTGCTGACGAAGTCCCCCACCGCGGTCAAGGTCACCCTGGCCGCGCTCCGCCGGGCCCGGCGGCTCGGCCCGCTGGAACGGGTCCTGGAACAGGAGTACCGCGTCTCCCTGGCCGCGCTCTCCTCCCCCGACCTCGTGGAGGGCATCCGCGCCCAGGTCATCGACAAGGACCGCGACCCACAGTGGTCCCCGGGTACCTTCGAGGCCGTGGGCCCGGCCGACGTCGAACGGTTCTTCGCCCCGCTCGGCGACCGCGAACTGCGGCTCGCCGAGACCGCACCGTCCACGGAGGTCGCCTGGTGA
- a CDS encoding enoyl-CoA hydratase, translating into MTDTAPYETILLERKGRVAVLTLNRPEALNALNLQVMTEVVATAEALDRDPEVGCIVLTGSAKAFAAGADIKEMRPRSYMDMYLSDWFTVWDRLGQVRTPTLAAVSGYALGGGCELAMMCDILLAADTAKFGQPEIKLGVIPGIGGSQRLTRAVGKAKAMELCLTGRTMGAEEAERAGLVSRIVPADELLAEALSVAETVAGMSKPVAMMAKEAVNRAFETTLTEGVRFERRLFHAVFATADQKEGMSAFVDKRPPRFTHG; encoded by the coding sequence ATGACCGACACCGCGCCGTACGAGACCATCCTGCTGGAGCGCAAGGGCCGGGTGGCCGTGCTCACCCTCAACCGGCCGGAGGCCCTCAACGCCCTCAACCTCCAGGTCATGACCGAGGTCGTGGCCACCGCGGAGGCCCTGGACCGGGACCCGGAGGTGGGCTGCATCGTCCTGACCGGCTCCGCGAAGGCCTTCGCGGCGGGCGCGGACATCAAGGAGATGCGGCCGCGGAGCTACATGGACATGTACCTCTCCGACTGGTTCACCGTCTGGGACCGGCTCGGCCAGGTCCGCACCCCCACGCTCGCCGCCGTGTCGGGCTACGCCCTGGGCGGGGGCTGCGAGTTGGCGATGATGTGCGACATCCTCCTCGCCGCCGACACCGCGAAGTTCGGGCAGCCCGAGATCAAGCTCGGGGTCATCCCGGGCATCGGCGGCTCGCAGCGCCTCACCCGGGCCGTGGGCAAGGCCAAGGCGATGGAACTGTGCCTGACCGGGCGCACCATGGGCGCCGAGGAGGCCGAACGCGCCGGGCTGGTCTCCCGGATCGTCCCGGCCGACGAGCTGCTCGCGGAGGCCCTCTCCGTAGCCGAAACCGTGGCCGGGATGTCCAAGCCGGTCGCGATGATGGCGAAGGAGGCCGTGAACCGCGCCTTCGAGACGACCCTCACCGAAGGCGTCCGCTTCGAACGCCGCCTGTTCCACGCGGTGTTCGCGACCGCGGACCAGAAGGAGGGCATGTCCGCCTTCGTGGACAAGCGCCCGCCGCGCTTCACCCACGGCTGA